The Magnetospira sp. QH-2 DNA window AGCCATTCAAACATTTTTATTCTCCTTTTGGCGTTCTCCTATAACAACCGAGGATGGCCAAAAATTAGTTCGTCCATTCGTTCGCCGGTCTCGGTGTACTGTGTCCATTTGCGTCCGTCCAACATGGGCGTATGCACCATTTCTCCCCCGATAACTCGTTGTTTTTATTAGCGTATAATCTATCTTATGGAAAATACCGGACACTAATGGGCCGAGGTTTTCACGCTTCGAAGTTGCGTCTTGTTCAGGGTTGGTTTGACCCTTGTGCCATTCAGCCCATAATCGCCGCGCAAGAGCTTTGTTCGGGCGGTATGATCCGTATAACCGAGCAACCGCAGATCATCCTTGGCCCGACCAATCCTATTTTGGTAGAAATTGGCCTTCCAAGCATTGCCTTCCCGCAACGCTTCTTCCTTGAAGTACAGCGCCTCGCGCAGACGTAACACCACGTCTTCCAAGGTGTCGTAAGTGTCGCGATTTAATCGCTCTATGGCCACCTCGACCGCCTGTGTTTCTGTGCTTCCCATACGCTCCGCAGACTCACTCAGCATTGCCTTAATCTCCTTTCGGAGTCGATAGGAAGTGGGAGTTTTTGCCATCTTTAATAACCTCCTCTTGTTGTTAGAATATACTACGTTTTGCCTTTTTTGTCGCTACGTTATTTGCCTGTTTAAACATATCCTTCCTCTCTGAACCTGTATCTGATACAATTGTTATTAGGTACTAATAAAGGTTAAAACAATGCGACCTTCCCGTATCAAACTATGGCGCAAGCGACACAAAATGACCCAACCGGCCCTTGCCCAATTCTTGGGCGTCTCTGTTGATGCCGTCCGCTCCTGGGAATCCCGCCGAAACCCCGTTCCCCGCCATTTGCCGTTACTCCTCACGGCAATGGAGCTTTCACAGATCCCGAAGCCGCTTCGTTCATCGGATGACCTTGCGGCGCCCCCCATAGACGAACAGGCCGAAAAGATCATTCGCCTATGGGCCAAACATGCCGGGCGGGTCATGCGGCGGGCCGGATATTCAACGGATGAAATCAAGGCGGGCATCCGAACATTTCTCAAGACTTGGCAATGACCGCAACCCGTCCGGGGCGCCCGGACGGCGGCTTTATCTTAGTTAGTTTTCGATAGCGGCGATCCTTCCAGGCCCATCCGTCCTTGCCCATAAGCGGCACCGTGGCATGGTGTGGCGCCAGGACGAAATATTCCCCTTCCCCCAACATCCCAATTTCTTCCGGACGGACGAGGTATTGCCCTTCCAAGCCCTTTTCCGGGCTCCCTTCCTTGAAAAAATTGGTTTTGACCGTCTTTCGGAGGCGGGTTTCCTGTCCAATCTGATCCGCTATTTCCTTCTGATTACGCGGGTTTGTCTGGTGAAACACCGTCTGATACTGGCTAACCGTCTTCAGTGTTTCCAGTCCGTCCGGGCCGTATACGGCCCGGACTTGTGCCGGGTCCTGGCATACGAACAAGAACCGTATCCGCAGCTTTCGACCCCGCGCCGGGCCATCCAATACCACCTTATCCATTCGGCCAAGCGCCGGTAACTCGTCAATCAGGAAATTGATTGGGACCCCTTGCCTTGCCTCTTCCTTGGTTTCCGAAAGCAAATGCCGCATTAACTGGGTAAGAAAAACCCGGGTGATGGTCCCGAAGGTCTCAAGGTCCCGCTCCCGCAAGCAGATATACAACGATACCGGCTTTCCGTCCCGTCCGCGTAAATCCCGCAAGGCAAAATCGCTCTCGCTCGTCGCGTTGGCCACATGGCCATTCTCCCAGGCCTTGAGACCCCTTTGCATGGTGTTGAGGTATCCGGACCTCTCTCGAAACGCCGTATGAGCCATATTGCGAAGGTTTGTTGAAATCACCCTTGGCCATCCCTCCCCTTCGGCTTGCGCAGCCAAATCAGACAAATAAGCGCCTATGGCGTCCTCCTCCTCGTCCCATTCCGGCGCTGACGATCCTTCAGCCACCATGTGGTAGATTTCCGCGAACCGTGCTGAAACCCCTTCCCGGCGGGCATTCAGAACCGCATAAAATGTTAGCGCCATGCCGAGCGACCGCCCGACCTCATCAAATTGCGAGTTTTCACCCTTGCCCTTGGGAATCAGGATATGCCAAATCCCGTCGATTTCCGTTTGCAACTCGTTTACGTCTTCCGGCAATTGATCGTTGTCTAACGGGTTCCAACGGGCCGTCTCCGCATCCGCCCACGCCAGCCGAATCACTGGACCTTCTTTGGCCCGGGCCCCGGCTGTTTCTTGGTACAATTCCCCGGATGGATCATTAACGACGATAGACGACCGCCCGGCGGAAAAAATCGACGGCATGATAAGAATTTGCGTTTTACCCGCTCCGGGCGGCGCCCAGGCGATTGAGGCGAGGAAACTATCAAAACATAGCCTCTTGCCGTGGGATTGTCCGAGGACAATCCCTTCCTTGGCGGCAAGACCCATCTTCTTTACATCCCCGCCCTTACCCCATCTTGCGGAACCGTAGTCCGTCCGCTTAAACGAGATCCGCGCGGCAATTAGCGCCGTGGCCGCAAAGAAGACCAGACCCCAGACCATAGCGGCCTGTTTAAACGCCGGGGTAAGGACCGGATGTAAGGCCCCGTTGTCCCGCCAATATCCCACATAGGCGCCCCACCATTCCAGATCCCAGGCACCGAACCCGGTTACCATGTATATTTGACCAGCCCAGGCGCCCACACAGGCCAAACCGGCCAACCCCACCAGTGAAACCCCTATGCTTCGTTGGTTTTTCCTGATCATGCTGCCCCCTCGCGTTCCATGGCGGCGCGTAGCGCATCCTCGAAATCCAGCAGGGTATCCACTTCCTTTCGAAACAGGTATTTGCCCGACTTGGGCAAATAGAGCGCCGCCACTTCCCGATTTCCTTTCTTCGTTTTGTGAACCTGAACCACCATATCCACCATGCCCCTTAGGTACTCCGGAATATTGCTCATCCGTTCACCGGCCCATTCCACTTGTTGGCTGAATTTCCGTTCAACCACCTCCTCCGGACTTTCCGCGTGAATCGTTGTCATGAATCCCCGGTGCCCCGAGTTAAGCAACCCGAGGGCGGCAAAGGCGTTTGTAGTCGATATTTCGCCAAACACGGCGATTTCCGGGGTTGACCTCATAAGGTGGTCATAGGCTTGCCGGTAGGAAATGACCCCCGGCGCCGCCGCGACCTTCTCACGGGCAACCAGGACCCGCACACAGTCCGGAAAGCGTTCGGTCTCCAATTCCGCCGTGTCCTCAACCGTGATAACCCGGCGCCCCGCATCGACGTCCTTCAACAGCAAGTTCATGAGCGTTGTCTTGCCCGAGTTGGTGGACCCGGACAAAATCACGGTCCGCTCTGCCTTCACGGCGCCGCGCAACAACGCCAAGGCCTCGCCTTCAAGCCCAAAATCCGAATACTTCACCCGAAACTTATGTTTGCAGCGAACGGTTATTGAGATTCCGCCGGGCACCGATGGGCCTACTAGTCCTTGGAAACGATGCCCGCCCGGCAGAGAAGCGGCAACAAGCGGTTGCTCGTTTTCGTCAAAACGCATCCGGTGATGGTTGGCAATGGCGCTCATCATATCCTTGACCACGCCGGTTTTCACCCCCTTGTCATGCTGAAACACCTTCCCTTTGCCGCGCTTTTCCAAGATGACTTCGCCGGGCCTATTCACCCGAACTTCAATCATCTTCGGGTCCGCAATGTAGTCCCAGAGGGGGCGTAGTGCCCCCTCTAAGATCGCGTCCGTTGTCGGTACATGATACTTTCCCGACATGGCCTACCACCCGTCCGGACAGGGGGGGACATACAATGTCCTTGTATTTGTGGCCGTATAGACGCCGCAGGAATCCCCTACGGTATTGCTCGTCGTTATCGCGTTCCATGCGCCCTGCATTTCGCAGGACGTAGAGATGACTTCATCCGTATGGGGGTTTACCGTCTCACTCATCACCACCGTTGCCGCATACTGGATCGTACGCAGGAACGACCCATTTCCACTCCCCGTAAAGCACACGGAGCCTTGGGGCCCTGTATATCGTCCTGACGCCACCTGATCAGTTTTGACCACCAGATCCTGGCAGACATTGGTTGGACCGACCGGGGTTCCTGCAACACCGGTATCAAACGAATACTCGGAACTGTCCGCCCGTGTGTAAATCTCATGCACGTTTGTTTCATTGTAGGCCGAGCATCCTTCATAGGTGGCCGTCCCGTTTGCAACATCCTCCGTCCTTGCAAACACATAGGCGAATTGCGGCGCACCTTCCCGCACTTGCGCGGAATCGACTTCCACCCGTCCATAGGGCGTATCGATATAAAGCGCGGTCTTTTCTTGCGAATATTTCTCCGCATCATGATTCACATAACCGTGGACTTCCCCCCCTTCTACCTGATGAGTGAAGGAGGTTGTTGAAGTCTGGCAGGCGTTCACATAGACCCGGCTTCCGCCGCTCATGTAGTAATGCCGCTGTTCCTCATAGCTGGTATTTGCCGGGATATCATGGACCCAATCACAGCCATCGTGCGTTGCCGATAGGTCGAGCGCTTGGGCGGCATCCGGCGTACAATCCGTAATGTACTGGTATGTGCCTTCCACTTCGATCCTTGTTCGGAATTGTGGATAGGCTTTCATATCCTGAGTGGAAATCAGCATTTCACAAATGGCGATCCCGCCGACCGTTGACACGGTTTCATGCGGATAGACCGTGGCCGTATCCGTGCATTCCTGCGCGGTATATTCGATCCCGCCCATGGTAAATACTGATTTCTCCATCCTGATTGATTGCTGCGCTGTGAAATCGTGGCGGATCGAACATCCGGTATCCGTCGTTGTGATCGGAATCATAACGTCCGGCGGTTGGCAGCCGCGCACGGTTACTTTGTTGTTGCTGCTGTCCATATAAACCAAGGAAACCTGTTGCCCGGCTTCCTGTGCGCCTAAATCGGTATAGATAGAACAGCCTGTTGCATCCTCGACGATTTCAAATCTTTGATCCTCGTCCCTGGTGCAATCGCCTACGTCGTTATTCGCCGCCTCTCCATCCGTATAGTAGGTAATATATCGGGGCCAAGCTTGCAGGCCCGGAATGTCAACCTCATCGGTGCATCGTAGATACGACCTTTGCAATTCATACCGAACATCGCTATCCGAGCAGGCACTTTCTGTTGTTGACCCACTAGAAATCGTAACGGTTTTGCTTTGCTGGATCGCGACCCCCTGGGTCTCATCCACACGCACCCCGCACCCGTCCGTTGATATCATCGTTGTATCGGTGAAGGCCTCAACCGGTGTTGCCGTTTCCGCCGCCAATTCCGCCGGTTGATAGTCGCTCGCAACATCATTTTCCGAGGACGGGGAGGCCTTGCCGGTAGTGCTGTCCGTCATGGCCTTTTGGTCCTTTTCCCCCTCCTCCTCATCCGCCGGTTCTTTCTCAACGTCGTAAAGCTGTTTGATCGCCTTCGTCAGAGCGGCCATGTTCCCCTGTGCACCGAGTTTCTCATCCCCAGGAATGATTTCGCCCTCAACAAACATTTGGGTTGCCCAGGCCTCATCGAGCGGGGCTACCCGCTTCTCACCGTCAAACGTTTTGGTCACTTGTGACCAAACCACTTGCCCCACTTTCTGCCCTTCGGCATCAACGCCCCGGGCGTAGCCCTCGACCATAACCCCCTCGAAATTCACATCTTCCGGGGGATTCATCACGCCGACAATCCGCGCATTGGTCGGCAGTTCGCCGCTTTCGATCAAGCGGATCGGCGCGGGGGCTACAACGGTCATCTTCCCCACGGGGATTTCTTCGATAAGCACTGGTGGCGCGGTCGGAATCGCCGCTGTTTGCGCTGTGGCACCGTTTAAACAGACGGCCCAAAAAACCGCCGCAAGCGCCAATGTAATCATGTTCTTTTGCATTGTGGCACTCCTATTTTTTTGCAACCCGCCGCGTTCCGGGGTTCCTCAGAACCCAGTCGTTGCGCGGCATGATGACAACGCGCGTTCCCTGCGCAATGGTGATGATGGGTGCCAAGTTGACCGATTGTTCCAGTATCTTGGCTGTTATTTCCCCGAAGTCATCCGACAGCTTGGAACCGCCCGCAGCAAGGCCCGGGCTCAACTGTGAAAAATGTTCGGTCGCCACGGTCGCGGCCACCGAAAGAGCGGAAACAATAAAGGCCGTACCGTACCGTTCCCAAATCCTGTTATCCACTTCACCAGGGACACCCGCGCGGCCCATGGTATCGCCCGCCGGTGCGGCGATTTCAAAGAGTTCCGCATAGTCTTCCGCCCGAAGGACCCGCTTGCAGACGACCGGCAACCGACTGTCCCCTTGTTTTTCCAGACTGTCATACTGGCAATCCAGCCGTGAGCCCTTGGGAATCAAAAGATTGTCGTGCTCTGGCGAGTAAACATCCTTCGAGACCTGGATAATCAGCTTGCCGCCCTGTTCCCCGGCCACCTGGCTATTAATGCCCGTTTCCACAATGCCGTGGATATAGCGTACCGTTGACACAACCCGCCCCTGATCGACGGGCAACGAGCTATCAACGGAAGTCATTGAATAGCCTTTGTCCATATAATCGGTTGAAGACTTGCTTTGTGCCGGTATCACAGGCGGCAGGGCCGTTGCGGACGGCAAGGGCGGCTGGCCAACATCCCAGGCCCCGGCCCGGCGTTCCGCCAGGATCCGGGCGGCGGCTTCGCGGCCCTCATCACGAATTGGCTTTGGCCATGCCTTTGGTTTTGGCGGCGGCGGCGGCGCAGGGCGGGCGATCCTTGGTTTTTTCCCCACCAACACTTCCAGGTTGGCAGAAACCGTATCGCCTTTGCCGGTAGTGGCCACGATCCGCGCCACCATATCGCCCGGCGTTGCCTTCTTGAACACATCGAAATCAACCGTTACCGCGCAGCCTTGCCCGGGCGCAAGGGTTCGCCCTTCACAATCTCTTCCGTCTAGTTGGAACTCACCTTTTCCCCCGCCCTGTTCAACACCCAGGACCACGGCCCCTATCCGTACCGCTTCCCCCCCTTCATTCACCACGTTTAGGGTGGACCCGCCGTTGTTACCCGGCAGGACACGCCCATAGTCGAATAAGGGTGGCACGAATTGGAGCCTCCCGGGTTTCGGTTGCGGCAGCGGCGGCGGCGCGGGCGCCTTGAACTCGAAAACCCCTTGATCACTATCCGGGAAAGGCGGCGGCACCGCCGGTCCCTGATCCTCACAGGCTGCCACAGCCAATCCCACGGCTGCCAACAGTTCGCAGACGATCCCGGCCATTAGGTGTCCTCCTCATCCACGGAGATCCCCACAGCACCCGTATATTCGATGCAGAGATGCTTTTGACCGGCCTTTAGGGTGATCATCTTTCCCACGTTCTCGACTACCAGGGTATGACGCCCCAAAACGCGCGTATTCACTACCTCGTCAACCTCATCCCAGACCATGTAGGCAGTTGGCAGTTCGAGGGTTTTCCATCGTTCCGGCCCGTAGTAGATGAAGGTAAAGCAATCATTCCGGAACACCTGGACCGGGGCTAGGTCCTTATCCCCAAAGACCTTGAATTCCCCAAATCCATAGTCCCCGTGGACGTTGCACTTCCCCGATTGGACATAATCAAAATCCATCTCTTTCGGGCCGTTGGTCTCCTTGGCCATGGCGGGCGGGACCTTCGCCCTCGGCTGCCCATTTGTTTCCGATACCGGCACTTCCGCACCGGCCACCGGTGGCAAAATCTCCCGCTCTTCGATTTCCTTCCAGTTTCCCAGATCCCCGCCTCGACCGGCCAGCCGCACCACAACATGGGGCACCTGCTTTGATTTAATGCTTTCCGATGAGACATAGAACGCATGAACCGCGCCGCTCTTTGTGTACACGTTCAGATTCGTATCAACACCGACAAACTTTGGCCGAATGGCCAAGCGGCTTTTTCCCCTGGTTTTCACCTGGAACCCCACGGTGTCCCCGAGATCAAACGCCTTAATTTCGTCACCATTGCTCAATTCAATCGTTGTAACCATGAATTCGCGCGTCACGACTGGATAAAAACAATCGCGGCAAATATCATAGATTTTCACCGCTTCCGCTTTCGCTGCTCGCTTCCAGGCCCCTTGCGTCTGCCCCGCCGCGCGTCCCACGTCCTCCGGACGAATGAATTTTCCCGCGCTCTGCTCTTTCAAAACGGGTTTTGCGATTTCCGTGGTTTTGGCAGGCATCGCCATTTTGTTTAGCTGCGCCCGCTTGTTCGCGGTTTGCGCCGACGCGGCCCCGGCCAAGAGCGCCAGGACCGCCGCACCGATAAGCGTATGTTTAAACATGCTGTTATTCCTTTTCCTGGTTTTGGTTTTCTTTGAAACGCATGGAAAACCCTACCACCTGGACTCCCAAAGGGTTCATGTAGCGGTGTTCCAGTGATACTTCTTTTGGGTTGTAGGCAATGCCGACAATGGCCTCGACTAACTTCCGTTCAACCTCTTGCCCCTTGATCCGATCAACCATGGTGAATTCGGCCCGGTATTTATCGACTTCCCGCGTCATGCTCTCAATCTTTTGCACCACATGAACCGAGACACTCCGAACCAACCCGCTATCAATGGCCTTTTGAATGGCGCCATTGGCGATCCGTTCGCGCCGAAACCGTTCCCAAATGCTCGGGTGGCTCTGCCACACCGCCTCTTGGAACCGCTCGGTTTCGGAAACGCCGTCGATTGTTTGGCTATTGACCAAGAACCGCTTGATATGCGCCTCGGTGAACAATTCCACTCCGGGCACGCTCTTTCGCACCGGTTCCACCCAAACAACCCGGCTTGTCGGGTCATCCATTCGCAGCAGCCCCAATTGGATTTCCTTTAAGGGCATGAGGCCGCGAAGCGTTGACGCCAGAATCGCGACGATGAACAGCAAGACGACGATTACCGCGACAGCGCCGCGCAGCAGGAACACAACCCGGCGGTGTGCTAGGTCAAAATCCGCCGCCTTTGGTGCCCGTACCGTTGCCGTTTCTGATTTTGGCCCGTCCGAATAGAAATCATCAACCGGCGGCGGGTCCTTTGCCTTCTTTCTCCGGTTCAATAACATCGGTCAAATCTCCCGATATTGCAGCGGCACCAACTCTTGTTCCGGGCAAGGGTCCGACGCCAGAGTGAAGAATAGGCCGCGTGGATCGATCCACACGGCATTATCTTGCCCCTCTGTTTGCGCACAGGGGGACCGCTTCATTTCATTGGTTCCGGTGCCAACACCAACCGGCTTTTCCGTCGAACTCGCAGCACAGCCCGCCAGAAAAGTAGTCAGGACGATTGCGATAATGGTTTTCATTTTCAACTCTCCTGTTCTTTCTTTTTTCAACCGAGGACAGCCATTGCGGCAAAAAACAGGGCGCTGCCCCAGACCAGGGCCGCGCCGATTTCCATCCATCCGAACTTAACGGGCCCGCCCGGTCGGGCCCCGCCTTTGGTGCTTCGGGCAATCGTTTTCCAATCACGATGTTGCATGTTCATTCCCCCGAATAGCGCATCATTTGTTGATGAATGGGGAGATCCCGAATTGAAGCCGCGCCCGCCACTTTTAGCGCCTTGGCTTGCAACAGATTTCCTTCGGCCTGTAGCACCGATAGCTTGACCATGACCCCGCCCAGGATCGAAAGCCGCTCCTGGATGGTTTCGGCCTCGTCGCCAAGCGCCGTTTC harbors:
- a CDS encoding type IV secretory system conjugative DNA transfer family protein, with translation MVWGLVFFAATALIAARISFKRTDYGSARWGKGGDVKKMGLAAKEGIVLGQSHGKRLCFDSFLASIAWAPPGAGKTQILIMPSIFSAGRSSIVVNDPSGELYQETAGARAKEGPVIRLAWADAETARWNPLDNDQLPEDVNELQTEIDGIWHILIPKGKGENSQFDEVGRSLGMALTFYAVLNARREGVSARFAEIYHMVAEGSSAPEWDEEEDAIGAYLSDLAAQAEGEGWPRVISTNLRNMAHTAFRERSGYLNTMQRGLKAWENGHVANATSESDFALRDLRGRDGKPVSLYICLRERDLETFGTITRVFLTQLMRHLLSETKEEARQGVPINFLIDELPALGRMDKVVLDGPARGRKLRIRFLFVCQDPAQVRAVYGPDGLETLKTVSQYQTVFHQTNPRNQKEIADQIGQETRLRKTVKTNFFKEGSPEKGLEGQYLVRPEEIGMLGEGEYFVLAPHHATVPLMGKDGWAWKDRRYRKLTKIKPPSGRPGRVAVIAKS
- a CDS encoding ATPase, T2SS/T4P/T4SS family yields the protein MIEVRVNRPGEVILEKRGKGKVFQHDKGVKTGVVKDMMSAIANHHRMRFDENEQPLVAASLPGGHRFQGLVGPSVPGGISITVRCKHKFRVKYSDFGLEGEALALLRGAVKAERTVILSGSTNSGKTTLMNLLLKDVDAGRRVITVEDTAELETERFPDCVRVLVAREKVAAAPGVISYRQAYDHLMRSTPEIAVFGEISTTNAFAALGLLNSGHRGFMTTIHAESPEEVVERKFSQQVEWAGERMSNIPEYLRGMVDMVVQVHKTKKGNREVAALYLPKSGKYLFRKEVDTLLDFEDALRAAMEREGAA
- a CDS encoding TrbI/VirB10 family protein — its product is MAGIVCELLAAVGLAVAACEDQGPAVPPPFPDSDQGVFEFKAPAPPPLPQPKPGRLQFVPPLFDYGRVLPGNNGGSTLNVVNEGGEAVRIGAVVLGVEQGGGKGEFQLDGRDCEGRTLAPGQGCAVTVDFDVFKKATPGDMVARIVATTGKGDTVSANLEVLVGKKPRIARPAPPPPPKPKAWPKPIRDEGREAAARILAERRAGAWDVGQPPLPSATALPPVIPAQSKSSTDYMDKGYSMTSVDSSLPVDQGRVVSTVRYIHGIVETGINSQVAGEQGGKLIIQVSKDVYSPEHDNLLIPKGSRLDCQYDSLEKQGDSRLPVVCKRVLRAEDYAELFEIAAPAGDTMGRAGVPGEVDNRIWERYGTAFIVSALSVAATVATEHFSQLSPGLAAGGSKLSDDFGEITAKILEQSVNLAPIITIAQGTRVVIMPRNDWVLRNPGTRRVAKK
- a CDS encoding TrbG/VirB9 family P-type conjugative transfer protein; the protein is MFKHTLIGAAVLALLAGAASAQTANKRAQLNKMAMPAKTTEIAKPVLKEQSAGKFIRPEDVGRAAGQTQGAWKRAAKAEAVKIYDICRDCFYPVVTREFMVTTIELSNGDEIKAFDLGDTVGFQVKTRGKSRLAIRPKFVGVDTNLNVYTKSGAVHAFYVSSESIKSKQVPHVVVRLAGRGGDLGNWKEIEEREILPPVAGAEVPVSETNGQPRAKVPPAMAKETNGPKEMDFDYVQSGKCNVHGDYGFGEFKVFGDKDLAPVQVFRNDCFTFIYYGPERWKTLELPTAYMVWDEVDEVVNTRVLGRHTLVVENVGKMITLKAGQKHLCIEYTGAVGISVDEEDT
- a CDS encoding VirB8/TrbF family protein, coding for MLLNRRKKAKDPPPVDDFYSDGPKSETATVRAPKAADFDLAHRRVVFLLRGAVAVIVVLLFIVAILASTLRGLMPLKEIQLGLLRMDDPTSRVVWVEPVRKSVPGVELFTEAHIKRFLVNSQTIDGVSETERFQEAVWQSHPSIWERFRRERIANGAIQKAIDSGLVRSVSVHVVQKIESMTREVDKYRAEFTMVDRIKGQEVERKLVEAIVGIAYNPKEVSLEHRYMNPLGVQVVGFSMRFKENQNQEKE